A genomic region of Sideroxydans sp. CL21 contains the following coding sequences:
- a CDS encoding crotonase/enoyl-CoA hydratase family protein encodes MELVQNHHDLLKTEYSQLRTRFDADLGVLWTQVSQDAVPCVTPELLKDLGDHHKSIENAQGKLLVGDELHEIRYSVLASITPGVFNLGGQLALFRQLIRNQDRESLLHYAIACIDVIFPRMRHFDLPLATITLLQGDALGGGLEAALASDVVIAERNCQLGFPEILFNLFPGMGAYSLIARKVSPKFAEKMILGGKIYSAEELHEVGLIDILAEDGKGVETVNDYIKKQERRSNGFLAVQKARHRFNPLTYQELIDITTVWVDAALKLNEKDLKVMDRFVRSQEKLFLQPQSMPTQLPSAA; translated from the coding sequence ATGGAACTCGTTCAGAATCACCACGATTTACTGAAGACAGAATATTCTCAACTCCGCACTCGCTTCGATGCAGATCTTGGCGTGCTTTGGACTCAGGTTAGCCAAGATGCCGTTCCGTGCGTGACGCCGGAGCTCTTGAAAGATCTCGGCGATCATCATAAATCTATTGAAAATGCCCAAGGCAAATTGCTGGTCGGAGATGAGTTGCACGAAATCCGCTATTCGGTGTTGGCTTCCATCACGCCGGGAGTGTTTAACTTGGGCGGTCAGCTTGCCCTTTTCAGACAGTTGATTAGAAATCAGGACCGCGAATCGTTGCTTCATTATGCGATCGCATGTATCGATGTCATCTTCCCCAGAATGCGCCATTTTGATCTGCCATTGGCAACAATAACCTTGTTGCAGGGTGATGCGCTGGGTGGCGGCTTGGAGGCGGCACTAGCTAGCGATGTTGTCATCGCCGAACGCAATTGCCAGTTGGGCTTCCCGGAAATATTGTTCAACTTGTTCCCGGGAATGGGGGCCTATAGTTTGATTGCAAGAAAAGTGAGCCCGAAATTCGCCGAAAAAATGATCCTTGGCGGAAAGATTTACAGTGCAGAAGAATTGCATGAAGTAGGGCTGATCGACATCCTTGCTGAAGACGGAAAAGGAGTTGAGACAGTTAACGACTACATCAAGAAGCAAGAGCGCCGCTCCAATGGTTTTCTGGCTGTCCAGAAAGCTCGTCACAGATTCAATCCGCTAACCTATCAGGAACTGATCGATATCACGACTGTTTGGGTTGATGCTGCACTAAAGCTTAATGAAAAGGATTTGAAGGTAATGGATCGCTTTGTTCGTTCCCAGGAGAAGCTCTTCCTGCAACCTCAATCCATGCCGACACAGCTTCCCAGCGCAGCCTGA
- a CDS encoding ATP-binding protein, which yields MNERLAYFVQQVRQREGEHEQTLLRVFFALPIFIYLFVEFYFVSPTSVGVPVFVFSAVWFLCSILLAFYVLYRRNTSRRRQWVAMFADIVAVSVGMLMTQEAGVLFYGIYLWVITGNGIRYGKESLVSSYVTSLIGFSAVIYLNDYWHDHLRIAVGLWLTLLCVPLYILKLRGQLNDALEKSQATSKAKSDFLSNMSHEMRTPLNGVIGASDLLISTHLDDEQKDLVSTLKKSAQLLLKLIDNILDLSKIESGKLVSENADFDLHKLVNGTLEMFLPQVEKKKVGLSVRYTPETCFMLQGDPLHLQQILINLLGNAIKFTDKGSVELRIATVQQDDYLTRLRFEVIDTGIGISPQAQSRIFESFTQADQNITRTYGGTGLGTTISKQLVELMGGSMGVQSEPGIGSIFWFEAPFSKQPVAVLGEAKPTLQQLYVLTIGLPQTDQLTVTNFTKSWGLRCEHAASLTHFFTYLIDKNIAHPVNLAILCLPQNIGMTAKDFAANLHELRGQQRLSAILLNPDLHNHREEEYLDAGYSCLLRMPLDKTLLFNALHGIMAPRPSEGVISFKEHYERSTASKRGVRILVAEDNGTSRQIIEKILMHGNHQVDLVENGEQALDKLEESNYDLLILDMNMPQMGGLDVVKVHRALSRQPMGTPVIILTANATLEAKLECERAHIDAYLTKPVDALTLLDTVARLTLTPSKLDVPELAHHAEQIATGFINEDTLHHLTLLGGEQDDFLRTVIYGFLSETEKLLEAMRIALSKQEYATFKELAHILKGSSGNVGAEVLFKVCCQILALSDTELKNSAKDLLLEALDSHPATRASLLHYLNGANQAIL from the coding sequence ATGAACGAAAGGCTAGCTTATTTCGTCCAGCAGGTCCGCCAGCGCGAAGGGGAGCATGAACAAACTCTGTTAAGAGTTTTTTTCGCCCTTCCGATATTTATTTATTTATTTGTCGAATTCTATTTCGTCAGCCCCACCTCGGTCGGGGTTCCGGTTTTCGTCTTTTCTGCCGTCTGGTTCCTTTGCTCTATCCTGTTGGCCTTTTACGTCCTGTATCGGCGCAACACTTCCAGAAGGCGACAATGGGTGGCGATGTTTGCCGATATTGTCGCGGTGAGTGTCGGCATGCTGATGACACAGGAAGCCGGGGTGTTGTTTTACGGAATCTATTTATGGGTCATCACAGGAAACGGTATTCGGTACGGCAAGGAATCACTTGTCAGTTCATATGTGACCAGTCTTATCGGCTTCTCCGCGGTTATCTATCTGAACGACTATTGGCATGATCATTTGCGCATTGCAGTCGGACTATGGCTCACTCTGCTCTGCGTTCCGCTATATATCCTGAAGCTACGAGGACAATTGAATGATGCCCTGGAAAAATCCCAGGCTACCAGCAAGGCAAAAAGCGACTTCCTCTCCAACATGAGCCATGAAATGCGCACCCCGCTTAACGGGGTGATCGGCGCCAGCGACCTGTTGATCAGCACACATCTGGATGACGAACAGAAGGATCTTGTCTCGACCTTGAAAAAATCAGCCCAGCTTCTGCTCAAGCTGATCGACAACATCCTCGACCTCTCCAAAATCGAAAGCGGAAAGCTGGTTTCCGAGAATGCTGATTTCGACCTGCATAAACTGGTCAACGGCACGCTTGAAATGTTCCTGCCGCAGGTCGAAAAGAAAAAAGTCGGGCTATCCGTTCGCTACACGCCGGAGACATGCTTCATGCTGCAAGGCGATCCCTTGCATCTGCAGCAGATCCTGATCAACCTGCTAGGGAACGCGATCAAGTTCACCGACAAAGGAAGTGTTGAACTCAGAATCGCCACAGTGCAGCAGGATGATTACCTGACCCGGCTCCGCTTCGAGGTGATCGACACCGGTATCGGTATCTCTCCGCAAGCACAATCGAGGATATTCGAAAGCTTTACCCAAGCTGATCAAAATATTACCAGAACGTACGGCGGTACCGGATTGGGCACAACGATCTCCAAACAACTGGTGGAGTTAATGGGCGGCAGTATGGGCGTACAGAGCGAGCCTGGTATCGGCAGCATTTTCTGGTTCGAGGCCCCCTTCTCCAAGCAGCCAGTTGCAGTTCTCGGCGAAGCAAAGCCGACATTGCAACAACTGTATGTATTGACCATAGGTTTGCCGCAAACCGACCAACTCACAGTGACCAACTTTACGAAAAGTTGGGGATTACGATGCGAACATGCTGCATCGCTCACGCATTTCTTCACCTATTTGATCGACAAGAATATCGCCCATCCAGTCAATCTGGCGATCTTGTGCCTTCCGCAGAACATTGGCATGACCGCGAAGGATTTTGCTGCAAATCTCCATGAATTACGGGGACAACAAAGGCTATCTGCAATACTGCTCAATCCTGATTTGCATAACCACAGAGAAGAAGAATATCTCGATGCGGGATATTCCTGCCTGTTGCGAATGCCGCTCGACAAAACATTGTTATTTAATGCGCTGCACGGAATCATGGCACCGCGGCCTTCGGAAGGCGTGATTTCATTCAAGGAACATTATGAACGCAGCACGGCCAGCAAGCGCGGGGTTCGCATCCTTGTTGCTGAGGACAACGGCACCAGTCGGCAGATCATCGAGAAGATACTCATGCACGGTAATCACCAAGTGGATTTGGTCGAAAACGGTGAACAGGCGCTGGACAAGCTTGAAGAAAGCAATTACGACTTGTTGATACTGGACATGAATATGCCGCAGATGGGCGGCCTGGATGTGGTCAAGGTTCATCGCGCCCTGTCCAGGCAGCCGATGGGTACGCCAGTGATCATCCTGACTGCAAATGCCACACTCGAAGCAAAGCTGGAATGCGAACGCGCCCACATTGATGCCTACCTTACCAAACCGGTTGACGCATTGACATTGCTTGATACTGTCGCGCGCCTGACGCTGACTCCGTCCAAACTCGATGTCCCGGAACTGGCTCACCACGCTGAACAAATTGCAACTGGGTTCATCAATGAAGATACGCTGCATCACCTGACGCTGCTGGGCGGCGAACAGGATGATTTTTTGCGAACGGTGATCTACGGATTTCTTTCCGAAACGGAAAAGTTGCTTGAGGCCATGCGCATCGCACTATCCAAACAGGAATACGCCACGTTCAAGGAGCTGGCACACATATTAAAGGGGAGCTCCGGTAACGTCGGAGCAGAAGTGTTGTTCAAGGTATGTTGCCAAATACTGGCACTCAGTGACACTGAGCTAAAAAACTCAGCCAAGGACTTGCTGCTTGAAGCACTGGATAGCCACCCTGCCACCCGCGCTTCGCTACTGCATTATCTGAACGGCGCCAATCAGGCTATCTTGTAA
- a CDS encoding HD domain-containing phosphohydrolase, producing the protein MPFEIISQNDKNLSHPTIAIIDDEFTSRIILDKIVRGLQKDIFVQAFASPLGAIDWLRLNQPDLILVDYLMDEMSGLEVIKTIRRIPHLEHVPIIMITVSNDNEIRHRALDLGVAEFLSKPFNHYECQIRCRNLLTLHRHHKEVLLRSEKLEEAVAEATRRIREREQETLIRLAKAGEYRDSDTGNHVLRMAKFSRLIAEGMGLDENRCSLIEMAAPMHDIGKIGIPDRILLKPGKLNHEEFATMKTHSSIGYHILQNSHSKYISLGAQIALSHHEKYDGSGYPNGLKGKSIPLDARIVAVADVYDALTSERPYKKAWSNQDALAYLDANKGAHFDPGCVEAFMLQFSKVSLIQQQLQDASPSQKVQVWQ; encoded by the coding sequence ATGCCATTCGAAATTATCAGCCAGAACGACAAGAACCTGTCTCATCCGACCATCGCGATCATCGACGATGAGTTCACCAGCCGCATTATCCTCGACAAGATCGTGCGCGGTTTGCAGAAGGATATTTTCGTTCAGGCATTCGCCTCTCCCCTGGGAGCGATCGATTGGCTAAGGCTGAATCAGCCTGACCTGATCCTGGTCGATTATCTGATGGATGAAATGTCCGGACTGGAGGTCATCAAAACGATACGGCGCATTCCCCATCTTGAACATGTTCCCATCATCATGATCACCGTATCGAACGACAACGAAATACGCCACAGGGCACTGGATCTGGGCGTTGCCGAATTTCTCTCCAAGCCATTCAATCACTACGAATGCCAGATCCGCTGCCGCAATCTGCTCACTTTGCACCGGCACCATAAAGAAGTGTTGCTCCGTTCCGAAAAGCTTGAAGAAGCCGTTGCCGAGGCTACGCGGCGGATACGGGAACGCGAACAGGAAACACTGATCCGTTTGGCGAAGGCTGGAGAATATCGGGATTCGGATACCGGCAACCACGTATTGCGTATGGCAAAGTTTTCGCGCCTGATTGCCGAGGGGATGGGATTGGACGAAAACCGTTGCAGCCTGATCGAGATGGCCGCTCCCATGCACGACATCGGCAAGATCGGCATTCCGGACCGTATCCTGCTCAAACCGGGAAAGCTGAACCACGAAGAGTTCGCGACAATGAAGACGCATTCCTCTATCGGCTACCATATCCTCCAGAACAGTCACTCCAAGTACATCAGCCTGGGGGCACAAATTGCGCTTTCCCACCATGAAAAATACGATGGCAGCGGCTACCCGAATGGCCTGAAGGGAAAATCAATCCCGCTCGACGCACGCATTGTCGCCGTAGCCGATGTCTATGATGCCCTGACCTCAGAACGCCCTTACAAAAAAGCCTGGTCAAACCAGGATGCGCTGGCATACCTTGACGCCAACAAGGGCGCGCACTTTGACCCGGGCTGCGTGGAGGCATTCATGCTGCAATTCAGCAAGGTCAGCCTCATCCAGCAACAGTTGCAGGATGCTTCGCCTTCACAGAAAGTGCAGGTGTGGCAATGA